Proteins found in one Panicum hallii strain FIL2 chromosome 4, PHallii_v3.1, whole genome shotgun sequence genomic segment:
- the LOC112889496 gene encoding transcription initiation factor TFIID subunit 14b-like has product MDVSKNKKLKDVEISFPIVYGTISFWLGKKASEYNSHKWTVYVRSANNEDLSVIVKRVVFQLHPSFQNPTRVVEQPPFELSESGWGEFEIAITLYFHSDVCEKRLDLFHQLKLYPEEEAGPQSTKKPVVVETYDEIVFPEPTEAFFQRVQNHPAANVPRLPPGITLPPPGSMEIEKKRGDTKDHPLSQWFSNFSEADELLKLAAARQQVQAHIAKLRRQLTMIEGMPQQSKALSGPGQQFGHI; this is encoded by the exons ATGGATGTTTCCAAG AATAAAAAGCTCAAGGATGTGGAGATCAGTTTCCCGATTGTCTATGGAACCATTTCTTTCTGGCTTGGTAAAAAGGCAAGCGA GTACAACTCTCACAAGTGGACTGTTTATGTCCGTTCGGCAAACAACGAGGACCTGAGTGTCATAGTTAAGCGTGTGGTGTTTCAACTTCACCCAAGTTTTCAAAACCCAACAAGAGTTGTAGAGCAGCCACCTTTCGAGTTGTCTGAATCTGGATGGGGAGAGTTTGAAATAGCCATAACCCTTTATTTCCACAGCGATGTCTGTGAGAAGCGCTTGGATCT GTTTCATCAGCTTAAGCTGTatccagaagaagaagctggGCCACAATCAACCAAAAAGCCAGTTGTTGTGGAAACATATGATGAAATTGTCTTCCCTGAGCCTACAGAGGCCTTTTTTCAGCGTGTGCAAAATCATCCAGCAGCTAACGTGCCCAGGCTCCCTCCTGGCATAACCTTGCCTCCGCCAG GCTCTATGGAAATTGAAAAGAAGCGTGGTGATACTAAGGATCATCCTTTGAGCCAGTGGTTCTCGAATTTCTCTGAGGCAGATGAGCTTTTAAAACTAGCTGCAGCTCGGCAGCAG GTGCAGGCTCACATTGCCAAACTGAGAAGGCAGTTAACCATGATAGAAGGAATGCCCCAGCAATCAAAAGCTCTTTCTG GTCCTGGACAACAGTTTGGGCACATATAA